From Camelus ferus isolate YT-003-E chromosome 18, BCGSAC_Cfer_1.0, whole genome shotgun sequence, one genomic window encodes:
- the LOC116657404 gene encoding heat shock transcription factor, Y-linked-like — protein sequence MAHVSSEIQDVSPKDGPNGSGKSCRSLLCDQTISGDLVFRSMIEENAFQTLCEEFLIKRPCYTQCVSEPDEDKDFCSLTFPRKLWKMVGSDQFQSIRWDDNGTSIVIDEDIFKKEVLERKAPFRIFETGSMKSLIRQLNLYGFSKVQQNLQRSASLADFLAEEKEVSVLRKLQFYHNPNFKRGCPQLLVKIKRRVGIKNDSLVSSLAQGFKKKHFKQGGNVDNHNSGFVVDTRGESAFLPSANLTMPLKRKPSTSHIIGDTSTPMRVDFSPASSMSVRPPEQIAVDQRAILNQLTTFHVDSQSSYTEENGRVVNFITTKTSNSKYSTLSPKQSNYHGLMVEPSTFPNRYHNISANEGPFSKLQAESNPWFPVPVIADTSATSLSWPTHQPTAGYDRHPNYN from the exons atggcacatgtttcttcagaaattcaagatgtGTCTCCTAAAGATGGACCAAATGGTTCAGGAAAGTCCTGTAGATCTCTATTGTGTGATCAAACAATCTCTGGGGACTTGGTTTTCaggtctatgattgaagaaaatgcttttcagactttgtgtgaagaattcttgataaaaagaccatgttacacacaatgtgtctctgaaccagatgaagataaagatttttgttctctgacatttccaagaaaactctggaaaatggttgggagtgaccaatttcaatccatccggtgggatgataatggaacttccatagtgaTCGATGAAGATatctttaagaaggaagttttggaaagaaaggcccctttcagaatatttgaaactggaagtatgaaaagtttaATTAGACAGCTTAACCTTTATGGGTTTAGTAAAGTGCAGCAGAATTTACAAAGATCTGCTTCTCTagctgactttctggcagaagaaaaagaagtctctgttttaagaaag CTGCAGttctatcataatccaaattttaaacgaggctgtccccagcttttagtgaaaataaaaagaagagttgggattaaaaatgaTTCCCTGGTATCTTCATTGGCTCAAGGTTTCAAAAAGAAGCACTTTAAACAAGGGGGTAATGtggataatcataattctggttttgtggttgacactagaggagaaagtgcatttttaccttctgcaaatttaACCATGCCTCTAAAAAGAAAGCCCTCTACTAGCCACATAATTGGTGATACAAGTACCCCGATGAGagttgatttttctcctgcatcttcaATGTCAGTTAGACCACCAGAACAAATTGCAGTGGATCaacgtgctattttaaatcagttgaccactttCCATGTGGACTCACAAAGCAGCTACACTGAAGAAAATGGTcgtgttgtgaatttcattacaactaAAACTTCTAATTCTAAGTACAGCACCTTATCTCCCAAACAGAGCAATTATCATGGACTGATGGTGGagccttctacttttccaaatagatatcacAACATATCGGCCAATGAAGGTCCTTTTTCTAAACTTCAAGCAGAGAGCAACCCATGGTTTCCAGTGCCAGTGATAGCTGATACATCAGCTACCTCTCTTTCATGGCCAACTCATCAGCCAACTGCAGGATATGATCGACATCCTAATTACAACTGA